One genomic segment of Pseudomonas fortuita includes these proteins:
- a CDS encoding sulfite exporter TauE/SafE family protein: MPDLLPLLGSALVLGLLGGGHCLGMCGGLMGALTLAIPPEQRSRRLRLLLAYNLGRIFSYASAGLLLGLAGWAVARSPAALGLRVVAALLLIAMGLYLAGWWSGLTRIEALGRGLWRHIQPVASRLLPVSSLPRALLLGALWGWLPCGLVYSTLLWAASQGNAGYSAALMLAFGLGTWPVLLATGLAAERVNALLRRRSVRVAGGVLVMLFGVWTLPGPHQHWLMGH, encoded by the coding sequence GTGCCTGACCTGCTTCCCCTGCTGGGCTCGGCACTGGTCCTGGGCCTGCTTGGCGGCGGCCACTGCCTGGGCATGTGCGGCGGCCTGATGGGCGCGCTGACCCTGGCCATCCCACCGGAACAACGTAGCCGGCGCTTGCGCCTGCTGTTGGCGTACAACCTTGGGCGCATTTTCAGTTATGCCAGCGCCGGCCTGTTGCTAGGCCTGGCCGGCTGGGCGGTGGCCCGCAGCCCCGCCGCCCTGGGGCTGCGGGTGGTGGCAGCGCTGTTGTTGATTGCCATGGGGCTGTACCTGGCCGGCTGGTGGAGCGGGCTGACCCGCATCGAAGCCCTGGGGCGCGGGCTGTGGCGGCATATCCAGCCGGTGGCGTCGCGCTTGTTGCCGGTGTCCAGCCTGCCCCGGGCGTTGCTGCTGGGTGCCTTGTGGGGGTGGCTGCCGTGCGGGTTGGTCTACAGCACCCTGCTGTGGGCCGCCAGCCAGGGCAACGCCGGGTACAGCGCGGCGTTGATGCTCGCGTTCGGCCTGGGAACCTGGCCGGTGTTGCTGGCCACCGGGCTGGCTGCCGAACGGGTAAACGCCTTGTTGAGGCGCCGCAGCGTGCGTGTGGCGGGCGGTGTGCTGGTGATGCTGTTTGGGGTCTGGACCCTGCCAGGCCCACACCAGCACTGGCTGATGGGGCATTGA
- the hemN gene encoding oxygen-independent coproporphyrinogen III oxidase → MLDDLRWDTDLIRRYDLAGPRYTSYPTAVQLHSEVGSFDLLHALRESRRAVRPLSLYVHVPFCANICYYCACNKVITKDRARAAPYLQRLEQEIQLIACHLGPQQRVEQLHFGGGTPTFLSHVELRQLMATLRQHFHLLDDDSGDYGIEIDPREADWSTMGLLRELGFNRVSLGVQDLDPAVQRAINRLQSLEQTRTLIEAARTLQFRSVNLDLIYGLPKQTPEGFARTVEEVIRLQPDRLSVFNYAHLPERFMPQRRIDNNDLPSPAAKLEMLHTTIDQLTAAGYRYIGMDHFALPDDELAIAQEEGTLQRNFQGYTTHGHCDLIGLGVSAISQIGDLYCQNSSDLNTYQDSLSNAQLATQRGLVCNHDDRIRRAVIQQLICHFELDFEPIEQAFTIDFRGYFNELWPELLTLQRDGLISLDAKGIRILPAGRLLARSVCMVFDAYLAMHNRQRFSRVI, encoded by the coding sequence ATGCTCGACGACCTACGTTGGGATACCGACCTGATCCGCCGCTACGATCTGGCCGGGCCACGCTACACCTCCTACCCGACCGCCGTGCAACTGCACAGCGAGGTGGGCTCGTTCGACCTGCTCCACGCCCTGCGCGAGAGCCGTCGAGCCGTGCGCCCCCTGTCGCTGTACGTGCATGTGCCGTTTTGCGCCAACATCTGCTACTACTGCGCCTGCAACAAGGTCATCACCAAGGACCGCGCGCGCGCCGCACCCTACCTGCAGCGCCTGGAGCAGGAAATCCAGCTGATCGCCTGCCACCTGGGCCCGCAGCAGCGTGTTGAACAGCTGCATTTTGGCGGCGGCACGCCGACGTTCCTCAGCCATGTGGAACTGCGCCAACTGATGGCCACCCTGCGTCAGCACTTCCACCTGCTGGACGACGATTCCGGCGACTACGGCATCGAGATCGACCCGCGCGAGGCCGACTGGTCGACCATGGGCCTGCTCCGCGAACTGGGCTTCAACCGCGTCAGCCTGGGCGTACAAGACCTCGACCCAGCCGTGCAGCGCGCGATCAACCGCCTGCAGAGTCTGGAGCAGACCCGCACCCTGATCGAGGCTGCGCGCACCCTGCAGTTCCGTTCGGTCAACCTGGACCTGATCTACGGTCTGCCCAAACAAACACCCGAAGGTTTTGCCCGCACGGTCGAAGAAGTGATCCGCCTGCAGCCAGACCGCCTGTCGGTGTTCAACTATGCCCACCTGCCCGAGCGCTTCATGCCCCAACGGCGCATCGACAACAACGACCTGCCCAGCCCGGCCGCCAAGCTGGAGATGCTGCACACCACCATTGACCAGTTGACCGCCGCCGGCTACCGCTACATCGGCATGGATCACTTCGCCCTGCCGGACGACGAACTGGCCATCGCCCAGGAAGAAGGCACCCTGCAGCGCAACTTCCAGGGCTACACCACCCACGGGCACTGCGACCTGATCGGCCTGGGCGTGTCGGCCATCAGCCAGATCGGCGACCTGTACTGCCAGAACAGCAGCGACCTCAACACCTACCAGGACAGCCTGTCCAACGCCCAGCTGGCCACCCAGCGCGGCCTGGTATGCAACCACGACGACCGCATACGGCGGGCGGTGATCCAGCAACTGATCTGCCATTTCGAGCTGGACTTCGAGCCGATCGAACAGGCCTTCACCATCGATTTTCGCGGTTATTTCAACGAGCTCTGGCCCGAACTGCTGACCTTGCAGCGCGACGGCCTGATCAGCCTGGACGCCAAGGGCATTCGCATCCTGCCGGCTGGCCGCCTGCTGGCGCGCTCGGTGTGCATGGTGTTCGACGCCTACCTGGCGATGCACAACCGCCAGCGTTTCTCGCGGGTTATCTGA
- the fnrA gene encoding Crp/Fnr family transcriptional regulator FnrA — protein sequence MSEPVKLRPHNQAHCKDCSLAPLCLPLSLNLEDMDALDEIVKRGRPLKKGEFLFRQGDNFGSVYAVRSGALKTFSLSDSGEEQITGFHLPSELVGLSGMDTEAYPVSAQAQETTSVCEIPFERLDELSVQLPQLRRQLMRVMSREIRDDQQMMLLLSKKTADERIATFLVNLSARFRARGYSANQFRLSMSRNEIGNYLGLAVETVSRVFTRFQQNGLLRAEGKEVHILDPIQLCALAGGAIEA from the coding sequence ATGTCCGAGCCAGTCAAACTGCGCCCACACAACCAGGCCCATTGCAAGGATTGCAGCCTGGCCCCCCTGTGCCTGCCTCTTTCGCTGAACCTGGAAGACATGGATGCACTGGATGAAATCGTCAAACGCGGCCGCCCGCTGAAGAAAGGCGAGTTCCTGTTCCGCCAGGGTGACAATTTCGGCTCGGTCTACGCCGTACGTTCCGGTGCCCTGAAAACTTTCAGCCTCAGCGACAGCGGCGAAGAACAGATCACCGGCTTCCACCTGCCCAGCGAGCTGGTCGGCCTGTCAGGCATGGACACCGAAGCCTACCCGGTGTCGGCCCAGGCGCAGGAAACCACTTCGGTGTGCGAAATCCCCTTCGAGCGGCTTGACGAGCTGTCGGTGCAACTGCCGCAGCTGCGTCGCCAGCTGATGCGGGTCATGAGCCGGGAAATCCGCGACGACCAGCAAATGATGCTGCTGCTGTCGAAAAAGACCGCCGACGAGCGTATTGCCACCTTCCTGGTCAACCTGTCGGCACGCTTCCGCGCCCGCGGCTATTCGGCCAACCAGTTCCGCCTGAGCATGTCGCGCAACGAAATCGGCAACTACCTGGGCCTGGCAGTAGAAACCGTGTCGCGGGTGTTCACGCGCTTCCAGCAGAACGGCCTGCTGCGCGCCGAGGGCAAGGAAGTGCACATCCTCGACCCGATCCAGCTGTGTGCGCTGGCCGGTGGTGCAATCGAGGCCTGA
- a CDS encoding adenine phosphoribosyltransferase, protein MHSDAFDLKALIRPVVDFPKPGVIFRDITPLFQSPRGLRYVADQFIERYVEAEFSHIGAMDARGFLIGSIIAHQLNKPLILFRKQGKLPADVLSEGYQTEYGEAFLEVHADSLCEGDSVLIFDDLIATGGTLLAAANLVRRTGAQVFEAAAIIDLPELDGSRRLQAAGVPTFCLTEFSLSEY, encoded by the coding sequence ATGCACAGCGACGCTTTCGACCTCAAAGCCCTGATCCGCCCGGTAGTGGACTTCCCCAAACCGGGCGTGATCTTTCGCGACATCACCCCGCTGTTCCAATCGCCGCGCGGGCTGCGCTATGTAGCTGACCAGTTCATCGAGCGTTATGTCGAGGCTGAGTTCAGCCACATTGGTGCCATGGACGCGCGGGGCTTCCTGATCGGCTCAATCATCGCCCACCAGTTGAACAAGCCGCTGATCCTGTTCCGCAAGCAAGGCAAGCTGCCGGCTGACGTGCTGAGCGAGGGTTACCAGACCGAATACGGCGAAGCCTTCCTGGAAGTGCATGCCGACAGCCTGTGCGAGGGGGATTCGGTGTTGATCTTCGATGACCTGATTGCCACCGGCGGTACGCTGCTGGCTGCAGCCAACCTGGTACGCCGTACCGGGGCGCAGGTGTTCGAGGCGGCGGCGATTATCGACCTGCCGGAATTGGACGGGTCGCGTCGGTTGCAGGCGGCCGGGGTGCCTACCTTCTGCCTGACCGAGTTTTCCCTCAGCGAGTACTGA
- the recR gene encoding recombination mediator RecR, which produces MSFSPLIRQLIDGLRILPGVGQKTAQRMALQLLERDRSGGLRLAQALTQAMEGVGHCRQCRTLTEQELCPQCADPRRDDTQLCVVEGPTDVYAVEQTGYRGRYFVLKGHLSPLDGLGPEAIGIPQLMARIEEQGTFTEVILATNPTVEGEATAHYIAQLLSEKGLVASRIAHGVPLGGELEMVDGGTLAHAFAGRRPISL; this is translated from the coding sequence ATGAGCTTCAGCCCCCTTATCCGCCAACTGATCGACGGCCTGCGCATCCTGCCAGGCGTTGGCCAGAAGACCGCACAGCGCATGGCCCTGCAATTGCTGGAGCGCGACCGCAGTGGCGGGCTGCGCCTGGCTCAGGCCTTGACCCAGGCCATGGAAGGGGTAGGGCATTGCCGCCAGTGTCGCACCCTCACCGAGCAGGAACTGTGCCCGCAGTGCGCCGACCCGCGCCGCGACGACACCCAGCTGTGCGTGGTGGAGGGGCCGACCGATGTGTATGCGGTGGAGCAGACGGGCTACCGTGGCCGCTACTTTGTGCTCAAGGGGCACCTGTCGCCGCTGGACGGCCTGGGCCCGGAGGCCATTGGCATTCCGCAGCTTATGGCACGCATCGAGGAGCAGGGCACCTTCACCGAGGTGATTCTGGCGACCAACCCGACGGTGGAGGGGGAGGCGACGGCGCATTACATCGCGCAATTGTTGAGCGAGAAGGGGTTGGTGGCGTCTCGCATTGCCCATGGTGTACCGCTGGGCGGCGAGCTGGAGATGGTGGATGGCGGCACCTTGGCCCATGCCTTTGCAGGGCGCCGGCCAATTTCGCTCTGA
- a CDS encoding YbaB/EbfC family nucleoid-associated protein, with protein sequence MMKGGMAGLMKQAQQMQEKMQKMQEELANAEVTGQSGGGLVSVVMTGRHDVKRVSIDQSLMSTDEDDKEVLEDLIAAALNDAVRKIEQSSQEKMGGMTAGMQLPPGFKMPF encoded by the coding sequence ATGATGAAAGGTGGCATGGCCGGCCTGATGAAGCAGGCCCAGCAGATGCAGGAAAAGATGCAGAAAATGCAGGAAGAGCTGGCCAACGCCGAAGTCACCGGCCAGTCCGGCGGTGGCCTGGTGAGCGTGGTGATGACGGGGCGTCACGACGTCAAGCGCGTCAGCATCGACCAAAGCCTGATGTCGACCGACGAGGACGACAAGGAAGTGCTGGAAGACCTGATCGCCGCCGCGCTGAACGATGCCGTGCGCAAGATCGAGCAAAGCAGCCAGGAAAAGATGGGCGGCATGACCGCCGGCATGCAACTGCCGCCGGGCTTCAAGATGCCGTTCTAA
- the dnaX gene encoding DNA polymerase III subunit gamma/tau: MSYQVLARKWRPRSFREMVGQAHVLKALINALDNQRLHHAYLFTGTRGVGKTTIARIIAKCLNCETGITSTPCGTCSVCREIDEGRFVDLIEIDAASRTKVEDTRELLDNVQYAPSRGRFKVYLIDEVHMLSTHSFNALLKTLEEPPPYVKFILATTDPQKLPATILSRCLQFSLKNMSPERVVEHLSHVLAAENVPFEPDALWLLGRAADGSMRDAMSLTDQAIAFGEGKVLAADVRAMLGSLDHGQVYGVLQALLEGDARALLEAVRSLAEQGPDWAGVLAEMLNVLHRVAIAQALPEAVDNGQGDRDRVLALASALPAEDVQFYYQMGLIGRRDLPLAPDPRGGFEMVLLRMLAFRPADTDDAPRPVLKPVGISQATADPAAPVAASALAGPSSPVAAAPAEPAAAAPQLEVPAPATADHEPEAEPDAELQAEIEAISVPEPVAEVVDLPWEEPAVAPAPVAAEPVPAPAPEPVAPAPAPQPTAASDEPPFDPSAYAAVGMDRDDEPPLDEDYYSGESDPVGFSYLDELAEHVQEEVSKPAAEPLPAAKPATGLALQWLELFPQLPVSGMTGNIAANCTLIAADGDDWLLHLDPGQGALFNTTQQRRLNEALNQHLGRTLNLRIELILPEQETPAQAASRKRAERQQDAVTSIEQDPLIQQMIKLFGAKVRQDTIEPVEALAKQGQ, encoded by the coding sequence ATGAGTTATCAGGTTCTTGCACGTAAATGGCGTCCGCGCTCGTTCCGCGAAATGGTCGGCCAAGCCCATGTGCTGAAGGCCTTGATCAATGCCTTGGACAATCAGCGCCTGCACCACGCCTACCTGTTCACCGGTACCCGGGGCGTGGGCAAGACGACCATCGCCCGTATTATCGCCAAGTGCCTGAACTGCGAAACCGGCATCACCTCCACGCCCTGTGGCACCTGTTCGGTGTGCCGTGAAATCGACGAAGGCCGTTTCGTCGACCTGATCGAGATCGACGCCGCCAGCCGCACCAAGGTCGAGGACACCCGCGAGCTGCTGGACAACGTGCAGTACGCCCCGAGCCGTGGGCGCTTCAAGGTCTACCTGATCGACGAAGTGCACATGCTGTCGACCCACTCGTTCAACGCCTTGCTCAAGACGCTGGAAGAGCCGCCGCCCTACGTCAAATTCATCCTCGCCACCACCGACCCGCAGAAGCTGCCGGCCACCATCCTGTCGCGCTGCCTGCAGTTCTCGCTGAAGAACATGAGCCCGGAGCGGGTGGTTGAACACCTCAGCCACGTACTGGCTGCCGAGAACGTGCCGTTCGAGCCGGATGCCCTGTGGCTGCTGGGCCGCGCGGCCGATGGCTCGATGCGTGACGCCATGAGCCTCACCGACCAGGCCATCGCCTTTGGCGAAGGCAAGGTGCTGGCCGCTGATGTGCGGGCCATGCTTGGCAGCCTGGATCACGGCCAGGTCTACGGCGTGTTGCAGGCGTTGCTCGAAGGCGATGCCCGGGCATTGCTGGAGGCCGTGCGCAGCTTGGCCGAGCAGGGCCCGGACTGGGCGGGCGTGCTGGCCGAAATGCTTAACGTGCTGCACCGTGTGGCCATTGCTCAGGCGCTGCCAGAGGCCGTGGACAACGGCCAGGGTGACCGCGACCGAGTACTGGCGCTGGCTTCGGCATTGCCGGCCGAGGACGTGCAGTTCTATTACCAGATGGGCCTGATCGGCCGCCGAGACCTGCCGTTGGCGCCGGACCCGCGTGGTGGTTTCGAGATGGTCCTGCTGCGCATGTTGGCGTTCCGCCCGGCTGATACCGACGACGCGCCGAGACCGGTGCTAAAGCCAGTGGGGATCAGCCAAGCCACAGCTGATCCTGCAGCGCCGGTGGCAGCCTCGGCCTTGGCCGGGCCTTCATCGCCTGTTGCGGCCGCGCCGGCAGAACCCGCGGCGGCGGCCCCACAGCTGGAGGTGCCTGCACCTGCGACAGCCGACCATGAGCCGGAGGCCGAGCCAGACGCCGAGCTGCAGGCCGAGATCGAGGCCATTTCGGTACCTGAGCCTGTCGCGGAGGTGGTCGACCTGCCGTGGGAAGAGCCGGCAGTTGCACCTGCGCCGGTGGCGGCTGAACCTGTGCCCGCACCTGCGCCCGAGCCTGTTGCCCCTGCACCGGCGCCACAGCCCACAGCGGCAAGCGACGAGCCGCCTTTCGACCCCTCCGCCTACGCTGCCGTAGGCATGGATCGCGATGATGAGCCGCCGCTGGACGAAGACTATTACAGCGGTGAAAGCGACCCGGTCGGTTTCAGCTATCTGGACGAGTTGGCCGAACATGTGCAGGAAGAGGTATCGAAGCCGGCTGCCGAGCCGCTGCCAGCAGCTAAACCGGCCACCGGGCTGGCCCTGCAATGGCTGGAATTATTCCCACAGTTGCCTGTGTCCGGGATGACAGGCAACATCGCGGCAAACTGTACGCTGATTGCCGCTGATGGCGACGACTGGCTGCTGCACCTGGACCCTGGCCAAGGCGCACTGTTCAACACGACCCAGCAGCGTCGCCTGAACGAAGCGCTCAACCAGCACCTGGGGCGCACCCTGAACCTGCGTATCGAGCTGATCCTGCCTGAGCAGGAAACCCCGGCCCAGGCGGCATCGCGCAAGCGTGCAGAGCGCCAGCAGGACGCGGTCACCTCTATCGAACAGGATCCGTTGATCCAGCAGATGATCAAGTTGTTCGGTGCCAAGGTGCGGCAGGATACTATTGAGCCTGTAGAGGCCCTGGCCAAACAGGGCCAGTAA
- a CDS encoding substrate-binding periplasmic protein, whose protein sequence is MRRLLALLLLWTTHSLAEQPALRFSVAESWGMPLVRIEGDQPVEGLLYDLMQAMAKEVGARPKYHVMARLRLEEAMSSGDIDVRCYVSTRWLNDRPGDFVWSIPLIHQRDVLVGRASDDTPMRLEQLPPQAIGTVLGYTYSTLQPLLDKGQLHREDSRSQLLVLQKLQAGRYRHAVSNQLSLQWFNQGLPAEQQLQALAVLEEQDLGCMVRNDPAIPTQALLRALVRMKQSGEIERIVQRYGGAGDPDNMSVARP, encoded by the coding sequence TTGCGAAGATTGCTGGCCCTGCTGTTGCTCTGGACCACCCACAGCCTGGCTGAACAGCCGGCACTGCGCTTCTCCGTAGCGGAGAGCTGGGGCATGCCGCTGGTACGCATCGAAGGCGATCAGCCAGTGGAGGGATTGCTTTACGACCTGATGCAGGCCATGGCCAAGGAAGTGGGGGCTCGCCCCAAGTACCACGTCATGGCCCGCCTGCGCCTGGAGGAGGCCATGAGCAGCGGCGACATAGATGTGCGTTGCTACGTCAGTACCCGATGGCTCAATGACCGGCCGGGGGATTTTGTGTGGAGTATCCCGCTGATTCACCAGCGCGACGTGCTGGTTGGCCGCGCCAGCGACGACACCCCGATGCGCTTGGAGCAGCTGCCACCCCAGGCTATCGGCACGGTGCTGGGCTACACCTATTCAACCCTGCAACCGCTGCTGGACAAGGGCCAGCTGCACCGTGAGGACAGCCGCAGCCAGTTGCTGGTGCTGCAAAAGCTGCAGGCCGGGCGGTATCGGCATGCGGTGAGCAACCAGTTGTCGTTGCAGTGGTTCAACCAGGGGTTGCCAGCTGAACAGCAATTGCAGGCGCTGGCGGTGCTGGAAGAACAGGATTTGGGGTGCATGGTGCGCAACGATCCGGCGATACCGACACAAGCGCTGTTGCGGGCGCTGGTAAGAATGAAGCAGTCGGGTGAGATCGAGCGGATTGTGCAGCGGTATGGGGGAGCGGGCGACCCGGACAATATGTCTGTGGCCCGGCCCTGA
- the ligA gene encoding NAD-dependent DNA ligase LigA: MTAETRIHELRAELDQHNYRYYVLDEPSVPDAEYDRLFNELKALEAEHPHLVTPDSPTQRVGGQALSAFSQVRHEVPMLSLGNAFEETDLREFGRRVVDGLDQPGAVDFSCEPKLDGLAVSLLYRDGQLVQGATRGDGTTGEDISANVRTVRNIPLKLQGEGWPAVLEVRGEVYMSKAGFDRLNAAQAEAGGKTFANPRNAAAGSLRQLDSKITASRPLEFCCYGVGQVSESIADSHIGTLEQLKAWGLPISRELKHAAGIDECLAYYRDIGERRNSLPYEIDGVVFKVNSLAAQRELGFRAREPRWAIAHKFPAMEELTEVLDVEFQVGRTGAVTPVARLKPVKVAGVTVSNATLHNMDEIARLGLRIGDTVIIRRAGDVIPQVMQVVLERRPEDARPVEVPSVCPVCGSQVERTQLVKRSKGKAITSEGAVYRCVGRLACGAQLKQAIIHYVSRRAMDIDGLGEKSVEQLVDEGLIGSPADLYKLEFEQVVGLEGFAEVSSKKLLDAIEASKRPSLARFIYALGIPDVGEETAKVLARSLGSLARVQQALPQVLTYLPDIGLEVAYEIHNFFEDEHNQKVIEQLLASGMKIQDEGELAAEFAASTSLAGMIAKLDIPSVGPTGAEKLVARLDSLDKIIAADGIDLRQALAAKQADAVREFFKDEANQKLARDIEAQLLAFGMHWSSEKKVAEGLPLAGQTWVLTGTLERMSRDIAKDKLESLGAKVAGSVSGKTHCVVAGPGAGSKLAKAAELGVKVLDEDAFVTFLAEQGIAI, encoded by the coding sequence ATGACCGCCGAAACCCGTATCCACGAACTGCGTGCCGAACTCGACCAGCACAACTACCGCTACTACGTGCTCGACGAGCCCAGTGTGCCCGATGCCGAATACGACCGCCTGTTCAACGAGCTCAAGGCGCTTGAGGCTGAACACCCCCACCTGGTAACCCCTGATTCGCCCACCCAGCGCGTCGGCGGCCAGGCGTTGTCCGCATTCAGCCAGGTGCGCCATGAAGTGCCCATGCTCAGCCTGGGCAACGCTTTCGAAGAAACCGACCTGCGTGAGTTCGGCCGCCGCGTGGTAGACGGCCTCGACCAGCCCGGTGCGGTCGACTTCAGCTGCGAACCCAAGCTCGACGGCCTGGCGGTGAGCCTGCTGTATCGCGACGGTCAGCTGGTGCAGGGCGCCACCCGTGGTGACGGCACCACTGGCGAGGATATCAGCGCCAACGTGCGCACCGTGCGTAACATCCCGCTCAAACTGCAGGGCGAAGGCTGGCCAGCGGTGCTGGAAGTGCGCGGTGAGGTGTACATGAGCAAGGCCGGTTTCGACCGGCTCAATGCCGCCCAGGCCGAAGCCGGCGGCAAGACCTTCGCCAACCCGCGCAACGCCGCTGCCGGCAGCCTGCGTCAGCTGGATTCAAAGATTACCGCCAGCCGCCCGCTGGAGTTCTGCTGCTATGGCGTTGGCCAGGTGTCCGAGAGCATCGCCGACAGCCACATCGGCACCCTCGAGCAGCTCAAGGCCTGGGGCCTGCCGATCAGTCGCGAGCTCAAGCACGCGGCAGGCATCGATGAGTGCCTGGCCTACTACCGCGATATCGGCGAACGGCGCAACAGCCTGCCCTATGAAATCGATGGCGTGGTGTTCAAGGTCAACAGCCTGGCCGCCCAGCGCGAGCTGGGCTTCCGTGCCCGCGAGCCACGCTGGGCGATCGCCCACAAGTTCCCGGCCATGGAAGAGCTGACCGAGGTGCTGGACGTCGAGTTCCAGGTTGGCCGTACAGGGGCAGTAACGCCTGTGGCGCGCCTGAAACCGGTCAAGGTTGCTGGTGTGACCGTGTCCAATGCCACTTTGCACAACATGGACGAAATCGCCCGCCTGGGCCTGCGCATCGGCGACACGGTAATCATCCGCCGTGCCGGTGATGTGATCCCGCAGGTGATGCAAGTCGTGCTGGAGCGCCGCCCGGAAGATGCCCGCCCGGTAGAAGTGCCGAGCGTGTGCCCGGTCTGTGGTTCGCAGGTCGAGCGTACCCAGCTGGTCAAACGCAGCAAAGGCAAGGCAATCACCAGCGAAGGCGCGGTGTACCGCTGTGTGGGTCGCTTGGCCTGTGGCGCCCAGCTCAAACAGGCGATCATTCACTACGTGTCCCGCCGTGCCATGGACATCGACGGCCTGGGCGAGAAGAGCGTCGAGCAATTGGTGGATGAAGGCCTGATCGGCTCGCCAGCTGATCTGTACAAACTGGAGTTCGAGCAGGTTGTCGGGCTTGAAGGCTTTGCCGAGGTCTCCAGCAAGAAGTTGCTCGATGCCATCGAAGCCAGCAAGCGCCCGAGCCTGGCGCGCTTCATCTATGCCCTGGGCATTCCCGACGTGGGCGAAGAAACCGCCAAGGTACTGGCCCGCTCGCTGGGCAGCCTGGCCCGTGTGCAGCAGGCGTTGCCACAAGTGCTGACCTACCTGCCGGATATCGGCCTGGAGGTGGCCTACGAAATCCACAACTTCTTCGAAGACGAGCACAACCAGAAAGTCATTGAACAGCTTCTGGCCAGCGGCATGAAAATACAGGACGAGGGCGAACTGGCTGCCGAATTTGCTGCCAGCACCAGCTTGGCCGGGATGATCGCCAAGCTCGACATCCCCTCCGTTGGCCCGACCGGTGCCGAGAAGCTGGTGGCCAGGCTCGACAGCCTGGACAAGATCATCGCCGCCGACGGCATCGACCTGCGCCAAGCCCTGGCGGCCAAGCAGGCTGACGCAGTGCGTGAGTTCTTCAAGGATGAAGCGAATCAGAAGCTGGCGCGGGACATCGAAGCCCAGTTGCTGGCGTTCGGCATGCATTGGAGCAGCGAGAAGAAGGTAGCCGAAGGCTTGCCGCTGGCCGGGCAGACCTGGGTGCTGACCGGTACGCTGGAGCGCATGAGCCGCGACATCGCCAAAGACAAGCTGGAAAGCCTGGGGGCCAAGGTGGCCGGCTCGGTGTCTGGCAAGACCCACTGCGTGGTGGCAGGGCCGGGGGCAGGGTCCAAGCTGGCCAAGGCCGCTGAGCTGGGCGTTAAGGTGCTGGACGAAGATGCCTTTGTCACATTCCTGGCCGAACAGGGCATCGCTATCTGA
- the zipA gene encoding cell division protein ZipA, with product MEIGLREWLIVIGIIVIAGILFDGWRRMRGGKGKLKFRLDRSYSNLPEEEGGGAEVLGPSRVLDAHKEPELDESDLPSLSASSRDREREPKPAKASKRNKRATVAADVQQGDLNLSADTREPDLFADSNDDFAADNTRSSTGTAPASSVKELPPAEEVLVISVISRDEGGFKGPALLQNILESGLRFGEMDIFHRHESMAGHGEVLFSMANAVKPGVFDLDDIDHFSTRAVSFFLGLPGPRHPKQAFDVMVAAARKLAHELNGELKDDQRSVLTAQTIEHYRQRIVEFERRALTQKR from the coding sequence ATGGAAATCGGTCTGCGCGAGTGGCTGATCGTCATCGGCATCATTGTCATTGCCGGGATTCTTTTCGACGGCTGGCGCCGCATGCGCGGCGGGAAAGGCAAGTTGAAATTCCGTCTGGATCGCAGTTATTCCAACCTGCCGGAAGAAGAGGGTGGCGGCGCCGAAGTGCTCGGCCCGTCGCGCGTGCTGGACGCCCACAAGGAGCCTGAGCTGGACGAAAGCGACTTGCCGTCGCTCAGCGCCTCTTCGCGTGACCGCGAACGCGAGCCCAAGCCGGCCAAGGCCAGCAAGCGCAACAAGCGCGCCACCGTAGCGGCTGATGTACAGCAGGGTGACCTGAACCTGAGTGCCGACACGCGCGAGCCCGACCTTTTTGCTGACAGCAATGACGACTTTGCCGCCGACAACACCCGCAGCAGCACGGGTACAGCGCCTGCCAGTAGCGTCAAGGAGCTGCCACCGGCCGAGGAAGTGCTGGTGATCAGTGTTATCTCCCGTGACGAAGGCGGCTTCAAGGGCCCGGCGTTGCTGCAGAACATTCTGGAAAGCGGCCTGCGCTTCGGCGAAATGGACATTTTCCACCGCCACGAGAGCATGGCCGGCCACGGCGAAGTGCTGTTCTCCATGGCCAATGCGGTCAAGCCAGGCGTGTTCGACCTGGACGATATCGACCACTTCAGCACCCGCGCTGTGAGCTTCTTCCTTGGTCTGCCGGGCCCGCGTCATCCGAAGCAGGCGTTCGACGTGATGGTCGCTGCGGCACGCAAACTGGCCCACGAACTCAACGGCGAGCTCAAGGACGACCAGCGCAGCGTGCTGACTGCCCAGACCATCGAGCACTACCGCCAGCGCATCGTCGAGTTCGAGCGCCGCGCGCTGACCCAGAAGCGCTGA